AGATTCTGCCAGTGCACACCAACAGTAATTATTCTTTCCCAGGTGGCAGATCCTGAAGAAGCCTGTGTGAGGAAATGCGTCAATTTAAAGAACACACTCGGCCGTTATacaaaacctttttcttttttaattatatatattttttattatttcagaaaaaCAAGGAAGAGCGAGAATGCAATCAAACTCTTCTACAGACAACAGTTCTTTCTTTCCAGcctttatatattttaacatttaacttGATCAACTTGGGCATTGTTAGGAGATTTTCACTTGACTTAAGTCACTAGAACCAGGTAGGTAGGGGGATGTAATTACCAAAATCTGGGAGGTTAGAAGGGCGTCAGGACATCAACAATCCAGATGCAACATGCCAATAGTGCAACTGTGATCTTCATGATTTCAGCTTCACTGTAACCGGCTGGGTGAACAATTTGACTTCAaaaccctgcagctctccaaccaTAAGCTGTTCAGCAGAGTCCCTTCAATCTTCAAATCCACTACTGTAGTATACTTTATTAGCACCCATAAAGCTAGATTGTCTTTATCTTAGTGCTCACGTGAGGAAGCTGTTAACACTGAAGCATAAAGTCTATCCACAGACAGCTGCTACACTGTTGAGTGGCTGCACACTGACAGTTAGGCAGACTTGAAGCCGCTTATCAACAGAACAGTGCCAGTTTAGCCATGGCAAAGGAAGTGCCGCTCAGCCAGCGAGCCTCAACCCTGAGGGTGGGACAGATGCAGGTCACTCCCCTGCTCTACTGATAAAGGCACTCAGCAGCTCTTTTCAGTGCTGATGGTTTGAAGAACATCAGCTGAAACTAATTTCACAAAACTGGAAAACACTGGGCTGTCAGCCGAGAAACGCGATTACGTTAATAAAAGAACCTAATAACCTCTCAAGGGGGTTGCGCACACTGGGAGTGTAATAAACATGACAGCTGGTTAACCGGGGGTTTCTTTGTTCCACAAAtaggttaataaaataaataaataaaagccacaACACAATGGAATAATCATGGCACAAATAAATGTTTGAGTAGCAGACCAACAGGGGGAATTGAAACTGCCTGTGCTAGATATAAACTGGGCTTCCCTAGACCTTGTAACCCAACCATGCCCATGTGAGGGTTAGTGCATTATAAACAAAGTgactttatatatgtatgtatgtatgtatgtatgtatgaatgaatgaatggaatGAATGaatgtacgtatgtatgtatgtatgtattcaggAACACCACTAGAGAATCATAGGTGAGGCAGCTTagtgaaataaaaagaaatatgagctaataaaaagacaaaaaaaaaagcagaaacacCAAAAGTTTAGCATTAGTTGAGGGCTTTGGTTGGTAGACCTATTTAAAAGGAGACATCTGCAATAAATGCTGAGACACGTCAGTCCACTAATCTTCCTACGGATTACTTGAAATAGaatttttttctctttccttttTCAACTTTCCTATAATGTCAATGCCTTTctctttaaaatcttttttttccctaCTGTATTTAACTATTATTTGGTCTCAATCCATTTTACACTGTAGTTCTGGCTTATATACTTTATTTATAGTTGTATTCAAGTTTTTATGACTACCTGTACATCACTGTTAAAGATAACTAGATTTAGCTACAGGAGTGCATTGCTTGCTATATTTGAACAGGGGTGAGGGGGATACTTTGGGTGGCTAACACAGGCAGTTTTGACCCTTGTGGCACAGACACTGTCAGTGATTGGACACTTTTCTCTTCACGTACAGCAGTCTGTAGCCACGGATCAGATTTCCTATGGCAGGAGAGAAACTGACTTTGGAGTCTACTGGCCATGTTTTTCTCCTTCGTTGCAGTGGTTGCACAgttcttgaataaaaaaaaaaataaacaaaaaaaagttaaatgaaaaatacatcctgattttgttttgttttcctcccATTTTAATGACCGTTAATTGGCCTTCATTTTCCCGTTGTGGGCACTGCCATTCTCTAGATGTGAGCGGCCATTTTCGACATGCTTCCCGTTGGCAACGATGGCCCCCTTGCCACCATCCTTGTCCAGGGTTTTGGGCAGCCGCTTGCCCTTGGTGTACGACTGGTACCAGAAGTTGGAGAAGAGCATGAAGAAGAAGGTTCCGTATATCCAGACCAGGTGGACGAACAGAGGGAACTGGTAGTCACACTTGTCCATGAAGTAGTATTGAGTGACATGGAGGGACACAAGCACAAACTGGACCTGTGACACAGCAGAGAGGAACAAAGAGCATAGGTCAGCTTGGCATGGATAGTAAAGTGAAAATACAATTGGAGGAATGCAAGCTCCCAAGTTCCAAGCAAAAGCTTTGCCATCATAgcaatttttttagttttttagtacTAGCATGACTAGCTTGCTGAACAATTTGTTTTCCCTACTGTCAATAGCATTTagaaatggaaaactacaatatgaaaataaaagattaaaaaaagattGTGGAAAGGGATGATTGATCGAGAACTCACAAGCTGGATTGCAGTCATGTACTTCTTCCACCAGAGGTACTTCTGGAATCTGGGTCCAGCAGCTGACAGTCCGTAATAGAAATACATGATAACGTGGACAACTGAGTTCACCATGGCATGGAAGGAGCCTATTCCACCTAgagacaaaaacacacaggctCTAGAgattacagatatatatatatagatatgtaaaaaaaaaaattaactagagattaggctttttttttttttttatatgtacagcacACCCTCGCCAAAAAAAAGATACTATTGTAATGTATGTGAGGTCTGTGAAGTGCAGGAACGTTTGGAGTAGGATGGGCTGTGTTTTACATCGGTCGAACAGCCTATGGGCGTCAGGCACGGACCACAGAAGCTGCTGGTGATTGGCCGTGGAGTGGGATGAAGTGGGACTAACTGGGGCTAAAGACCAGTGACAGGGGgagtgtttgttgttattgtgaaGTAGAGTGACGCGAATAAACAGACACAGAATAGTTCCACCCTGAGAgtccttaaaaaaatatattagtttctgttaattgttagttaacaattggcagattgtctttgatcatttattagtgtaataagATTGAGTTTGGCCTTGAATCCTCTGAAGGCTCGTTCTTATAGTGTTAAggatttttgttacaatatacacacGAAAGTCAACATCCCGGTatgtacgcacaggatgccacctcgcagtgaagtcaactcctTTGTCTTAATAAGAAACgtgcgctgtgtaactgcctctgaaacgaaaatcattttatgttgcaacaaagctggaaactatagcGGCATAAcaagattgatttaaaaaaataaaataaaacaacgaAAATATATTGAGGATTTGATTAACTTGTCATGTctggttgatttggaataaaaactcagtttgtgattcttgcatgttggattaagatttggtgcactttgaaacgattcatgccagattgattttgaatagaAGCCTTAATTCGGgattttgtgctttttttgtactgcgttttaattctttaactaATTGGATAAAGCAAACGTAGAGCACTGCATACATGAAACGAACCGGTacgtgtaattctacttttattcacaatctcatctcattaacttacaccaacagtttatccttcattttgattgtcctttcgctataatgaacccctcgatataacgattggaccccaacaggtttgttatggCGACGGTGTACTGTACAGACCACTTTACAGTACTCTGTTGCTCACATGAAATATCAATAAATTAACCAAAATCTTTATTCAAGTTTAAATACGTGAACATTATCATCAAGCAACAGCATTAAAATGTGATGAATCTGCAAAGCCTACTGCATCCACCTCCCTTACCAAGTTGTGTAAGGAACAATGACTCTGTTCATTACAGCAACCATGGCGTGCAGTACAGGAAACAAAGCATTGTTGGAAAAACAGAAGCAGAACAACCTGATCAACATGTTAGGGAAAACATGATCAACAGATTTGGTAATCCTGTGGCCCACCAGAGCACGTCAACATGCTAGATGGAAATGAATCATCTCTACTAAGGAAtaggtggacactgctgctgttggaAATTAACACTTTGAATCCACCAGGCTGGAACAGAGAGTGGAAGTGTAGCGGGGAGATGCTTTCACTAGCAAACCTTGAGGTCATACAGATACATCTTCAAATATATCAAATATTTTATTGACTAaaatactttgtgtgtgtgtataaatgtgtatatattatatatatatatatatatatatatatatatatatatatatatatatatatacacatatacacacacacacacacacacacatatatacatatatatatatatatatatatatatatatataaaatcaattccaatgAAGTTCTATTCCATTTCTACAATTCATTGAAaacaacaacttcaaataaatatattaatacattaattaagTCCATCAAAATGTAAGGATGCGTCTCTGAGACTCAGTGAGAAAGTAGGAATTAGCATTCTAGTGTTGCCGTTGTTTGTATTCTCTTACTAGGATAACAACATCTTATTTCCTGTGGGGTGTTGTttacatttatacagctgggtgaGTCCATGACAAAAGCAGGTCAAGTTATTTGAACTCAGAAATGCAGTGTAGAggtcaaagaaagaaaaactccCAAGCGACTAAACCTTAAAGTAGTCTAGGAAACATAACTCCCATTAAAACTTTGTGTGTGACTTTTTAAGCATATTCAACTATCGATTTGCCTACCATCGGTTTCTATATAGTTACTTAGTGTCAAGATACACTACCCACAATTCTGGACCCTGTAAAGCCCTTCAAAAGGTCCTAAAAGGGTAGCATACCTGGTCCGAACTTGACCCCCCACCACCACGTCCAGGGCATGACTGAGTGATGGAAAACATGGAGGAATGTGACCTGGCCGTTCTTCTTTCTCAAcacaaaaaacacctgtgaagaAGCAAACACCTAAAGTCAGCACCAGCCAATCTACATCATGCTGATGTCTGGAGAGGCCCCGTAAAATCAGCTTTCGACAGCCAGCCAATCCGCCTGTGATTTACTCTAATGGCTTTCCACAGGCCCTCGTGAATATGCCTTCTGATgctgctgctctgctctggagTTGCAGTTACTGCTATTTGGTATTGTAGTTGTGTAGCCTGGAATACAGTGGGCATGTCTGTCACAGAAATCTACGgaactgttcatttaaagatcTACCCAAAAGAAATAAAGCAACACAGATTTTTGGACACCAAAGACTTTATAAAtttgtaactttgtttttttGAGAAATTACTTGAGAATATTTCATTCACACCATCAAACTGTCTGGTTCTATACATAAAATGATGAAAGCATTCGTATTCTTCAAAGCTTTATATAAATTACAGTACATATACAAGACACTTCCCCCAAACATTATATTTTATGAAATGGGGTGCTCCAGTTATCCCACAACCTGAGGCAGCACAATAGCCCAAGAAGGTGATCACACTTTATGGGCAGTATTAACTGTGGGGTGCGCAATACCTATAGGGGTGCATTTGTCAGCCTCCCTATAGAAATGCCAGACATGCCTTGTTCTCAATCTTCCTAACTGAGCCCTGCCACAAATGACTGTTCTCTGCATCTTAAAgattaatgaaaatgtattaaagcAGTTATCTTGTCCCATCTTGATGTGGTTTACAAtacactgtaaaaataaaaacctgataaATGGTTTCTCCTCCAGCTGCGTCTCTTTAAAAAAGCAATCAAACAGAGATAAAAAGTACAAGAGAAGAGACTCACTGTGTCCAGCAGCTCAATGAATTTGGAGAACAAGAAGAACCAGGCTACTCGAACCATCTGGGGGGAGAATATAAAGATGGTCATGTTAGGAATGTCTCCCTCCAGCATAGGGGAGTTACAGAATGGGCACAATACTTCCCCCACAGTAAAACACTCACTATGGTTATTATACCATGGTAAAGGTAAGTGGCCTTCATTATTTTTGGCAGTCattttggaaatgtatttataataataataataataataataataataataataataataataataataataataataaatgtagacATTATTTTTGCATTCTTTTCCAGTAAAGTTGAAAAGAATCCAGTTTGAATACAAAAAACGTACTACAGTACAAAGAAATGAGTAGCAATGAAACCCTTATTTTTGACACTTCTGTATACCTTATGATTGTGTGTTATAAGCTATTGATAAACAAATAAAACTTACTCGGAGGCCTTGTGGGCTGTTTGAGAAATCCACAGGGTCGCACTTCCAGGTGTAGTCTGTTGCCCAGCCAGACATAAggaactgcaaacaaaaaacaaagacaaaaaaaaaagatgagaacAGTTACTTAGAGACTTTAAAGTGCATGCTATGTGACTGGTAAATGACACGCTTGGAACAAAGTATCTTGAAAGTACAGTGGCTGCATTCGAGAAGCACTGGTATAGAACACCCAGACAGTTATGCAGGGAGCTTGTCCTCGCAGATAGGGACCAACATACAGAGGGCTTAACAGGGACCTGGTTACAAAGAGGGAGTATGTGGGAGTTAAACAGCTCAGCCACAGAATGCAATAGCTGAGAGCACCACTGTGTTTGCTGAACTGTGTCATCTTAATGCCTTCCCTTCCACAGCACCTGTGGCAGCTGAGAACAGCCACCAGCCCCTTCTGCCAGGGTGAGATTTGCATTAGAAAAAGGTTGAAGTCACACAATGGTACTCTGTTAACCACAGACTGCAGCTTAAACAGTGAGGccattttaaaagaagaaataaaGATGTTGTGGCTTCAGGTAGTGTTATAAATGAGCTCTGCAGTTTCAGTTTGGCCAGTCTGTGGTGGATTTAAATCTAGATCAAATGCTTTGCACTCTTTTCTGCTGTGTTGTACCagcacaatacaaaaataaaaaatattttttaaactactgtaaaaCAGAATAGCATAGAACACCTTTATCTCAACCACTTTCAAACCTAAACTTCCTCCCACAAGTTTCCACCAGTCACACAAATAAAGCAAATCTCAAATAAAGCAAATCATTCTGACAATCGCAACTGACTATTTTTAGTAAACCTCACAGTTCTAATGCTTGCAGGAGACTCCCTTACCTCATACACTATGAAGATGGAGAAGGCAACTAAGAAGAAGTTGTAAACAACCATGACCCCCTTGAGGTCGTAGGGCTTCCTGTTGGCCATGAAGCGGGGTCCCACTTTCAGCACGAAGATGACGTAGCCCACCAGGATACTCGTCATGAGGGTTGGGCTCTGCATCATCGGGTAGACATTTAGCCGGGGGTCTGAGGAGCACAAACAGTGTGTCAGAGTGCCCGCTACTGTCACCGAGGCGACTACTGAAGAACAAACAGAAATATCCTAAACTAACATGAAATAAATCTGGTGTCCACATTGTACCAGGTCTAAAAAGGTTTGGAGCATGTAaagtttttttggtattttttttttgtggttgtgaCTAGGATTAAATCCACAGCCTAAAGATCTGGGTTAGAAGTGCAAACTGGGTATTCACTGGAGGCCACCATCTTTAACACCCTTCACAAAACAGTTCCAGAATAAATGAAGCCTTTAACATCAGGGTTGGTTATGTGAAGACTAAGGTCTAAGGACTAAGGTCTACTTGTGAACAAGATATTTTAACCACAACATGGGTGCGTGTCCCTCACCCGAGTGCTTCATGACGTCCTCGTAGAGTTGAGCAACTCGCGTTGCTAGTTCCATTATCATCTTTCCTCTTTCTTTCCTTACAGATAAACAAACCTTTCAAATcctgtggataaaaaaaaaagaaccaaaaccATTACCTTTCCACAACTAACCCTTATAACCTTCAATGTCTTAGGCAATCCCAAGTACATTCAGACAAGAGAGCTGATCTAAGGTAAAAAGACAAgttagacccctgaccaattctctcatattactgaattacaaatggtacattgaaatttcgttctgtttgatattttattttaaaacactgaaactcaaaatcaattattgtaaagtgacattggttttatgttgggaaatatttttaagaaaaataaaaaactgaaatatcttgcttgcataagtattcaacccccacacattaatatttggtagagccacctttcactgcaataacagctttaagtcttttggggtaagtatgtaccagctttgcacacagtgtcggagtgattttggcccattcttcttggcagatttgctccaggttgttcaggttggttggacgacgcttgtggaccacaattttcaaatagtgcaacagattctcaatgggattgagatcaggactttgactgggccactgtaggacattcacctttttgttcctgagccactccaatgttgctttggccttgtgcttgggatcattgtcctgctgaaaggtgaatttcctcccaagcttcagttttttagcggactgaagcaggttctcttgcagtatttccctgtattttgctccatccattcttccttcaattttaacaagatgcccagtccctgctgatgagaagcacccccacagcatgatgctgccaccaccatactttactgtagggatggtgtgtcttgaggcatgggcagtgttatgtttgcgccacacatagcgctttgagttttggccaaaaagctctatcttggtctcatctgaccacaaaaccttttcccacatcgcagctgggtcactctcatgctttctggcaaactccagacgtgctttcagatggtactttttgagtaatggcttctttcttgccaccctcccatacaggccagtgttatgcagagctcttgatatggttgactggtgcaccattactccactcctagccactgaactctgtagctccttcaaagtgattgttggcctctctgtggcttctcttacaagtctccttcttgtttgagcgctgttttgagggacggccttttcttggcagtgcctgggtggtgtgatgcggcttccacttcctgattattgatccaactgtgctcactgggatatccaaacacttggatattattttgtaccctttccctaatctatgcatttgtattactttatctctaacttctgtagaatgctctttggtcttcattttccttcagattcacagcctgaccaatgatccttcaacagtgaggtttttatccagaaaatgtgacagcaactttaatggttcacaggtggaggccaatggtaaggtaattgtgtcctctttagggcaatttctttcatcggtgtaaactgggagcttccacagcacaggggttgaatacttatgcaagcaagatatttcagttttttatttttcttaaaaatatttcccaacataaaaccaatgtcaccttacaataattgattttgagtttcagtattttaaaataaaatttcaatgtaccatttgtaattcagtaatatgagagaattggtcaggggtctgaatacttttgcaaggcactgtatatatatatatatatatatataaaaccagttAGTCAGACACTTTTCACTAACAGTCATCCCAGTCAAAGTGATTGTAATCTGTGTCATGTCTCAGTAATATAATCAGAGCTGTAAGGGAGTATGACATTCGTTATGATGAAGACACTAGTCGAAAAGTTTGTCTACCTGACTTGCAAGTAGTTTTACCTACCCTATCCAAACAGTATATAAAACTGGATAGgaccaccccccccacacacacacactgtggaaaTAAAAGTCAGATAAATTATTGCTTCTTCATACTACCCcatttatgtaaaaaaagaaagaactgccTGCCTTTGCCATTCCCTCCCAAgggaacaaaaacatgaaaagtcCATTATGTAATTATGGAACTCAGCCTCCAATTAATAAACTGAGAGGTACGGCAGAACACCGTTACCATTCTGACTGGGGACAGgcgttttttattttagtatttttttttattatgattttttatttcagatttatGCCCTGGCTAGGAACACTTGCGCTGATCAATGATGGATTAACTTTCTACACTAATACCCACCGTGTGCCGACACAAGGCTTTTCAAACCCTTGTAAAAGAACAGGCCACCGGAAATAATgctttcatttattcatttacttttttttttttttttttttttttttttttgagaacgaGAAGGGAGCAAAGTCCCTTTTCCAGTCAGGTGACTGAGGAAGTGGGTGAGCGGTGACAGCCTGGCTAACATTTAGCATGGAAATGCAAACAGGCTTGGATGTACAGCTGGCCCAATCTTCACCATTACTGAGAAGATTTGAAGGCATGAACAGATACTGTACTCGCCGGAGATCAGTTCtggtttaataaaaaattaacctTGATATGCTTGGAAAACCCCCAATTCTTATGACACAGTCTTTGCAGTTCAAGCTATTGATATAGATAACCATAACAATTATTACAACATTATCCCACTGTCTaggctgcccgcctggtgttctctctgcctcgctttgcccacgctactccactactccgctcgctccactggctcccgatcaccgctcgcatccagttcaagactcttgtactagcctacagatgccttgaccagactgcacccagctacctccagaccctcatctctccctacacccccactcgatctctccgctccacctgcaccagaagactagctctacctctgctacgctcccctgc
The sequence above is drawn from the Acipenser ruthenus chromosome 12, fAciRut3.2 maternal haplotype, whole genome shotgun sequence genome and encodes:
- the LOC117416930 gene encoding elongation of very long chain fatty acids protein 1-like, whose product is MIMELATRVAQLYEDVMKHSDPRLNVYPMMQSPTLMTSILVGYVIFVLKVGPRFMANRKPYDLKGVMVVYNFFLVAFSIFIVYEFLMSGWATDYTWKCDPVDFSNSPQGLRMVRVAWFFLFSKFIELLDTVFFVLRKKNGQVTFLHVFHHSVMPWTWWWGVKFGPGGIGSFHAMVNSVVHVIMYFYYGLSAAGPRFQKYLWWKKYMTAIQLVQFVLVSLHVTQYYFMDKCDYQFPLFVHLVWIYGTFFFMLFSNFWYQSYTKGKRLPKTLDKDGGKGAIVANGKHVENGRSHLENGSAHNGKMKAN